From Styela clava chromosome 6, kaStyClav1.hap1.2, whole genome shotgun sequence, one genomic window encodes:
- the LOC120331949 gene encoding uncharacterized protein LOC120331949 — translation MCLNDKNGCRDDPCFEGVECIDVPAPGTGFQCEKCPRGYQGDGIVCYAVCDEPIIDNGQMIAGNISVGSSVTFECNKGFELVGQQTITCGNDNEYDSPVPTCEDQDECLTSPCHADANCQNIDGGFLCFCKEGYVGDGTNSCQAAVSIEYFNCDVLGNDTIRVSWLVPPKWRNSLVIDQFIVSWNPREDLSYDTEEELKTYFDEFDDYEEKLNDVIETETVPSLKYRAIARNESSFIITNLRPSTLYFIRLRMQITEGLVENPTRSCVKVTGEGREFDSFCHDLYGYEIIFVHFTLLITNTRAFRT, via the exons ATGTGTTTGAACGATAAAAATGGATGTAGAGACGATCCTTGCTTCGAAGGAGTTGAATGTATTGACGTTCCGGCTCCTGGAACAGGATTCCAATGTGAAAAATGTCCAAGAGGATACCAAGGAGACGGAATAGTTTGTTATG CTGTTTGCGATGAGCCAATTATCGACAACGGGCAAATGATTGCTGGAAATATTTCTGTCGGATCCTCTGTAACATTCGAATGCAATAAAGGATTTGAACTTGTTGGGCAGCAAACCATCACTTGTGGTAACGATAACGAGTACGATTCACCAGTCCCAACGTGTGAAG ATCAAGATGAATGTCTAACCTCTCCTTGTCACGCGGATGCcaattgtcaaaatattgaCGGAGGTTTTCTGTGTTTTTGCAAAGAAGGATACGTGGGCGATGGAACAAACTCTTGTCAAG CTGCCGTCTCGATCGAATATTTCAATTGTGATGTTTTGGGCAATGACACAATCCGTGTTAGCTGGCTAGTACCGCCAAAGTGGAGGAATTCTCTTGTTATCGACCAG ttTATCGTTTCTTGGAATCCACGCGAAGACTTGTCGTATGACACAGAGGAAGAATTGAAGACATATTTTGATGAATTCGATGACTACGAAGAAAAACTGAATGATGTCATCGAAACG GAAACCGTGCCGTCTTTAAAGTACAGAGCAATTGCGCGAAATGAATCTTCATTTATCATAACCAATCTCCGCCCAAGCACGCTATATTTTATTAGACTCAGGATGCAAATCACCGAAGGGCTTGTAGAAAACCCAACTCGATCATGTGTGAAAGTAACGGGAGAAGGACGTGAGTTTGATAGCTTTTGCCACGATTTATACGGATATGAAATCATTTTTGTCCATTTTACTCTCTTGATTACGAATACACGAGCTTTTCGAACATAA